AGCTCTTAGGTGCAGGGCTGGTTGGCCCAGAGCCCCGCcccagggggtggggcaggaggctggggacTGAAGGACCCAAACCTGTCTACCTGCTCTACTCAGGTCAGCTGCCACTGCCACCCATGGGGAACAGCCACTGCGTCCCTCAGGCCCCTAGGAGGCTCCGGGCCTCCTTTTCCAGAAAGCCCTCGCTGAAGGGAAATAGGTGAGGGGGGCAGGGTATGGCCATGGCCCCTTGGTCACAGGGTCTCCCTCAATCTGCCTCAGGGGCCAGGCTGTGAGCGCCCCCCTCCCTTGTCCCCAGAGAGGATGGCGCACGGAAGCTGGCTGGCCTGTTTGGCACCGAGGCTGGTGCGGACGGGAACACCGCTGCTGACAAGATCTTCCACTACATCCCAGGGACGGTGAGCAACTGGGTAGCGTGCCCTGGCTTGGAGGGGTGGTCTGTGTGTGACTGCGTGTGTGTCCCATCTGTATTGGGCCCAGGGTCTTCCCTGTCGGCCCCAGGAGAGTCAAGTCCAGAGCACAGCGAGGAAGTAGGTGCAGCCCCGCCCTGGGGAGCTCATAGGCCGAGAGTCTGAGCGGAGAGCGAAACTGAGCCCCGGCACTGAGTCAGTGGAGCGGCAGGGCGGGGCCTCCGTGCCCAGCCACGTGCCAGCCCTGCCCGGGGCCTGGTGTCCAGCCCCCACCCCGTGCCCTGGTGCAGGATAGCGTGTGTGGGCACGTTGAAGCTGGACAAGCGCGTGTGTCTGCTGCCGTGTGGGCACGGGTGTCAGGCAGGCAGTGGGGCTGTGAGTCACCGCCCCCCACTGTCACTCCAGGAGAGTAAGGGGCTTCTTGTATTCAGTGAGCCAGGCTCTCCACTACCCTTGGCCCTGGTTTCTCCAAGAGACGTCCCCTTGGGGTCCACCACTGCGTCATCCTGTACCCCACGCCACACAGCAAGGAGGGCTCCCAAGCACATGCTGGGCCACCTTTGAGCTGAATACCTGCTAACCAAGGGGGAGAGACACCTGCCCTTTAGCCCGGCGCAGCCTCCAAGGGCTGGAGTGAGGCTCTGCTATGTGCAGAGGCCCTGGCATGTGAGGGAAACGAGCCTCTAGGCTATTGCCCCAGGAGCAACGTCTGTGATTGTGCGGGGAGCACTGGCCAGCACCCATCCTCACAGCTGCTGGAGTCAGCTCCCAGGCAACCTTTCCAAGTGTTCCTGTCAGGCTGGGAAGCCCGAGCCAGTCCCCTCTCCTGCTCCCTGGGGTTCCCTGGGCCCCCTGTGCTGCCTTCGGAAACCAGGCTACCTCAGAGAAGTGGACAGGGTGCTTCTGACAAGGCCCTGGCCGGAATCCCTCCATGTGGCCACATCTCAGATGTGCCAGGACATGGCAGCTAGAGAGGGGACTGGGCTTGCTGAACCTcagggggtggggccaggggaGGAGCCGGCAGGCCCCTTCCCTGTCGGGGTGGGCTCTGCTCCCACGTGGGCGCCTACCCCGCCACAGCCCCAAGCCTGAGCCCAGGCCACCGGCCAGCGGTGTGGCCCATCCCGCTCCGTGGCCTATTTTTCATGGGTCCCATCCCAGCATCGTTCCCCACGCTGGGTGTGGGTACAGGAGGCCCCACCCAGAGACAGAGAGGCCCGGAAGCTCTGAGTCTGTCTGTTCACATTCCTGGGCTTGCCCAAGGGGTGGCTCAGCTTGGCCAAGGCACAGCAGCCCCTGCCAGCTCCCCAGTGTGCCCTGATCCCCAGACTtcagcccctccagccccagctggGCACCTGTCCTGATCTGGCTCCCTTTCTGATCATCAAACCCCTGCCTATAGAGGATTCTCTATGTGCCAGAGTCAGCTGTTGGTGGGCGCTGACCCTCCCTTCAGCAGACAGGCGTTGAAGCCCTAGTACACCGAGGCCTTACATCTAGTACTGGAGCACTGTCCTTGGTCCTGGTCCAGCAAAGGGGCAAATAGACAAAGGCCCTGTTCTCATGTCATTTGCATCCATGACAAAGCCAGATGACaagataaagaaggaaaagacagtACATCAGATGTGGCTAGCACTAAGGCGAAATGTAAAGGAGGACCAAGGGGCAGGGGTCAGTGAGGCTGGAGTGTTGGAAGAGCGCCCAGACAAGAGCTTAAAAGAAGGGGTCTGAGCCAAGCCCTGGACTAGGTGAGAAGGGGCTGGGCTGAGTGGTCCAGTCAGAGAGGGCAGCAGGAGCAAAATCCTGAGATAAGTGGATGCCTGAAGTGAGGGGAGAGGACCTCTTGGCCATTGCCAGGACCTTGGCCTCTGCTGAGAGGGAGATGGAGGATGTGGCAGTGTGGCGCTTAGCAGGCTGTGATGAGAATACTTCCACCAGGCAAATGCACATACTGCAAATCGGCACCCCCTTCtcggtttgttgttcagtcactcagttgtgtcaaactctttgtgaccccatgaaccctaACCTTACTCCGTAGAGCCAAGTTTTAAGCCAGTACCTGCTGATGCTGAGGTGTGGGAGGGTTCTGAGCATTGTCTCACTCGAACACCTGAAAACCCCTCTGACCAACAGGATTTGGGAGGTTGAGTAACCAaaataagacttccctggtggctcagcagtaaagaatccacctgcaattcaggagctgcaggagatgcgggttggatccctgggttgggaagatcacctggaggagggcatggcaacccactctagtattcttgcctggagaatcccatagacagaggagcctggcaggctacaatccatagggttgcaaagagtcagacatgactgaagggacttttAATAGCACAGTAACCAAAATAAGGGGACACAGTTAGGAAATAGTGAAGCTAAGAGTTGAATTTCCGATGAGTTGAAAGGTTGCTGACTCCATCACTAGACCACGGAGTCCTGTCACCAGCAGaggctgtgtgtgtctgtgtgtgtgtgtgtgtgtgtgtgtgttctgcacTGTTGTCATGTGAAGAGACTGTGTGTACAGGGCTCTGTACACATGTGATGCTGTGCGTGTGTTCTTAACCTATATATGGTGAGACTGTGGGCCAAGGCTGCTGGTCACCAGTCAGGCCGCCTCCCCTGAGCTCTTCCCCCACCCTAGAACATCCCAGGCTTGCAGAGCCAACAAGAAATCCTGGAGCAGCCTTTCCTGAGTGTGTTCAAGGAGGGGCGGCGAAGGGCAGCAGTGAGGAGTCTGGGCAAGGTTGTGCACTACGCCAAGGTCCAGCTGCGTTTCCAGCACAGCCAGGTGGGGGCCGGGCTGGAGGGGGGCATGCTTGGGGGGGCCACCCTGGAGCCTGCCACTGAGTCCTCAGACGCTGGCCCCTCTCTCCCCTAGAATGTCAGCGACTGCTACCTGGAGCTGTTCCCCTCCCACCTCTACTTCCAGGCCCATGGTCCCGAAGGACTCACTTTCCAGGTGCGGGGAGATGGGCAGAGGGAGCTGCTGGGGAAAGGGGAGAGCAGACCCTTGGGAGGCAGAGGGGCCCTAGCCCTTCTCTCCCACTCTGCTCTGGCAGGGGCTGTTACCACTGATGGAGCTGAGTGTCTGCCCCCTCGAGGGGTCTAGAGAGCACGCCTTCCAGATCACAGGTGTGTGGGGGCACGGGTGGTGCTGCCTGTGCTGACCTTGCCTTCGGGACAAGGTGACAGCTCTAAGACTGCTCAGTGAGCCTGTTGACCCGGCCTGGGACCTTGGCAGGACTCTGAGCACGTTGCGGGGTCCtggcttttcctctgatgggcacaTGTGCAGTGCCAGGCTGAGGTGGAAGACAGTGGACTGGGGGCCTCCAGAGCTGCGCATGTGGTCATCAGTGGCTCCTGCCAACCCTTGAGGAGCCTCTCCTGTGGGCCCCTGGCTTAGTGGGCTAAGCCCTAAGCTCTGTCCCTCCCGCACAGGCCCGCTGCCCGCCCCACTTCTCGTGCTCTGCCCCAGCCAGGCCGAGCTGGACCACTGGCTCTACCACCTGGAGAAGCAGATAGCCCTCGTGGGAGGGGTGCCTCGCTGCCCCCCAGAGCCCCTGCAGGTCAGTGCTGGGAAGCCTGCACCCCTTtccccttctgcctcctccaCCTGCCCCTGACCCTTTCCTCCCAGGGCCCCGCTGAGGACGCGCTCCCCCGGACTCTGCAGCGCAGGCTAACCCGGCTGCGGACAGCATCAGGGCGCCAGGTGATGGGCAGTGCCATCTGTGCCTCAAGGGTCAAGCTGCAGCATCTGCCCTTACAGGTGGGGGcacagaggtgggaggaggtgagggcgggGTGCAGGCTCCAGGTGGGGCCAGGCCCTGCGCGCATGCCAGCGGAGACCCCACTGCGCCCTGTGACCTCCCTGCAGGAGCAGTGGGACCGGCTTCTTGTCCTGTACCCAACCTCCCTGGCCATCTTCTCCGAGGAAGCAGATGGGCTTTGCTTTAAGGTAGGTCCCTCCCCGCTGCAGACCCGCCCCAGGGAGGCGCCCTGCacgtgggggtgggagggggcagtggcTCAGGAGGAACCTGTATGTTGGGGCCTGCTGGGACAGGTGGCCCCACCCACCGAGCCTGCTGTCCTGGTCAGTCTGGTCTCAGCCTGACGTGGGCAAGGAGGGTGGGCACCTTGCCtcagcaccctgtatcatgctaGCAAGTCCACAGCCACCAGCAGGCCAGTCACCTGGGGGTGGCATGGGGCCCACAGTGCTCCTGGAAGGCCTGTATCTCTGAGCAGGCATCTTCCTGGTGCCtgaagcttgtgtgtgtgtgcgtacgtGGGTGTAGACATGGTGTGAGGGTCCATCCTGTGCATCAGGGTACCTCCTACTCTGGGGGTGATCATGGCCTTCAGTCATCGAGAAATACAGGGGGCTTCCTCGCGatcccttcccacccacccccatcttAGTGGGTGGCCAGGGGACCAGTCCCCGACCAGTCCTGAATCAGACATTGGCTGGAGAAAGCCCCACCTGGAGCCTGTGTGAAGACACCCCTCTAGGACAGACAGGATGTGCCTGGCCTCCCTCAAGGTGTTGGCCTCAGCCCTGCTTTGCCCTCTGCCTGGCGTCCACTTGCCCACCCAACTCTGGAGGGCTCGCGGGGGTGGTGGGTCAGGGATTGTTGCCTGACTCAGGCCCTGTCCCGCTGACGCCCTGCAGGGGGAGCTCCCGCTCAGCGCCATCCACATCAACctggaagagagggagaagcagaTCCGCTCTTTCCTGATTGAAGGTGGGTGAGAGCCAGGCCTGGGAGAGGGGCTGTGGCCCCCGGGTGGGCACCCAGCTCTGCATCGGGCCTTGCAGGGAGCACCCTGCCTGCCAGGCCCCCTCACAGCATCCGTGCACCAGGCCGTCTCATCAACACCATCCGTGTGGTGTGTGCCAGCTATGAGGACTACAGCCACTGGCTGCTCTGCCTGCAGACAgtctgccacagggacagggccTCCCCACCACCCGGCCCTGAGAGCCTCCCGGGGCTGCGGGCATCCACACAGGTAAGGAGTCAGCAGGTTAGGTGCTGCCGGGCAGCAGTAAAACAGACGGGTGGGCCTGGGcacggggaggtggggaggggttcCTGCCACTTGGCTCACCCCTACCCCTCGCCGGCTGCCCAGGTTGTCGTCAGTGGCCGAGGCTCACTCTCCTCTGATGCACGGACCAGCTGGGACTCAGGGTGCCCGGCACCCCCCTCCACTTGCACCAGCCACTCCCTCCCTGAGTCCTCAGCAGCATCCACTGCAGGCTGCCCGGCCCGGCCCCCACCGGTGAGTATCTGGGAGGGCGGGTAATggggcagagggggcaggggaCCATGAGGCAAGTTTGTGTTGGGGACCTCATGGCAAGTAGGACCCTAGTTCCTCAGGGCAAGGGACTCTGTGTAGCTTCAGACCATTGTGTGGGAGAAGGCCCCAGGAAACCTTCTGGAAGGTCCTTGGTCCCCACAGGAGCAAACCAACCCTGGCTGCACCAGCGTCGGTGGGCACAGGGCAAAGCTGAGACGGGGCGGCAGCAGCCGATCACCCAGGAACAAGGCCCGGGCTGAGAAGCCTGGCCCAGCCACCCTGCTACACCTGGATCTGACCAAGGTGGGCCAGCATGTTGACCCCGGCTCTGGGCATGAccctctgctccctcccaccctccacttcCCTGGCCTCTTCAGTCCTGAAACCACCAGAGGCCTCTGGCACAGAGAAGGAAGGGCCTGGCTGCTTCCAGCCCCAGGAAGCTATGTCTCCTGTCTCTTGCCGGTAGTTGAGCCTGGACAGCAGCCCTGAGGCCCCAGACCATTCTCTGGAGACACCCCACTCCCCGCTCTACGCTGACCCCTACACACCACCTGCCACCTCCCACTGCAAGATCACAGACGTCCAGAGCCTGGATGAGGTCAGTCCCCTGCTGGATGACAGAGCTGGTGTGCCCACAGCCTGAGGCTGAGAGGATACCCGAAGCCTGAGGTCTGCTCAGGCCACTGTGGGAGGCTGAGGGGGTTCTGGGGCCTCTCAGGGGGCCTTGGTCACCAGTGCTCTCCCCACAGTTCCTCAGCGTGATGCAGAGCTCGCTTGGACCTGAGCCCTCCAGCCCGTTCCGCTCGGTCCCCGTGTCCATGCCTGTCTCTGACTCCAGCTGTGGACTCTCCCGCCCCCACTTCCTCTCTGAGAAGGCAGCCCCGCAGGCCCGAGCTTCTCGGCACCATCGTGCCTCCAGCAAGGGCTGGGGGCCCCGGCCCCCAGACTCCCCTCGGCGTGTGAGTAGCAGCTCCCACCCTGGGCACGGGGTTCTGTGGAGGAGAGGAAACCGCGTGGAGCCTTCTGGGACCCTGAGGGAGCAGGAGAGATGGAAACAGGGGAAGAGGGTGGTGGGTGGAAACCAGGGACTGGGCTTGGTGGCAGGAAGGGAGCAGTGGGGAGGAAGTGGGggccaaaaggaaaaggagggggTGGGGTCAGGCAGATATGTGAACTGGTCTCCAAGCCCCCCATCTCTCAGACCTGTGGTTGGGGTCCCCAGGTCTCCCCTGAGAAAGAAGCTTCGCCTGACccctcaccacctcctccaggTGAGTGAGGGCCCTGCCCCCTTCTGGGAGAGTTTGGGGTGTCACCTCCTGAAGACACATGCATGTCCACCCTCCCCACCAGATGGCTGCCCCCCCAGGGGCTACAGCAGTGTCCAGGACGAAGTTCTGTCACCCTCCCAGCGGCAGGGGCCTCGAGGAGCACCAGAGCCTGAACGGGGGCTCATCCAGTGGATCTGATGGCCCCCAGCAGCTGCTTCTGGGGATCACCTGCCTGTATcaaccctggaggaggggccgCAATAGGACCTGGGACTTGTCTGTGGGGCCACAGGCAGTGTTGAGTCTGGGTCTGACCCCAGCAGGTGGAGGGAGCCTCAAGAACCCTGAGTTACCCTGGGCTCTGGACACCTTGGCCAAGGTGACAGGACACCCAGAGGGGCCACACCTCAGCCTGCCTCTCAGGGAAGGaatgagggaggggacatggggcAGCAGCTTCACCTGGAAGAAGGATGGCACAAGCATAAAGGTCGGAGGGCTGAGAAAGTCAGGTTAGCGAGGGTCAGAGTATGTGAAATCAGAGGACACAGGAGTCGGAGGTCAGAAAGGTCTGAGACATGatgagcagagggaggagggtggtctgggtgtgtgtgagtgggaTGAACTGGTCGGGAGAAACTGGCAAGAGACCaaacaggaaggaaaggaggttTTATTGGTGCTGTGTCCATGCGTCCTGTCCTCAGCAGCCAGTAGTCTCCTGCGTCCTGGGGACCCTGCATGTGTTGCTTCCAGGGCTGGACACCCACCCAGCCCCCCTTGCTCCACCACTGCCTGTGCCCCGCCCACTTTCCTGTCCCATCtccagctcctctcagccctgggCGAAGCCAAGTGTCCAGTCCCTCCACCCAATACCCTTGCCTTCCGTCTCTGTAGCTCCTCCAGGGCGCCCCAGAGGTGGGGCTCCAGGCCCTGCCTACAGACCCCTATCCCTCTGGGTACCTGTTCGCCATCTCAGGCAGTAGCCAAGGAGGCCTTGACCAGACCCTTGGGGTTCCGGGGTCAGAGAAGCCTCAGAGGCCTCCACTGGCCTATCCTCTTGTAAATAGAGCAGAGGCTGGGACaccgccccaccccccagccttgAGGCCCTCTGCCTACTTGCCCTTTCCCCCTGCCCGGATCTCCTGTTGGGGTCTTGCTGCTTCTCTGAACCCCTCTAACTTCCAGTGCCCGGTCGTGGCCCTCCCTCCAGAAGCATAACCATATCGGATGAGGATTCCAGTTAATTCTGGTTTCAGATAAACCACAAACATTTCCTTAGCATAAGTGGGACTCATCCCGAGTGTCTGAGATTCAAGTTTCATCGGACGCCCTGTGTTTTTTATTGCTAACCTGGCCACCTTACTAACCAGCTTCCTGCTCAGCCCCTACCTACCCAGCCTTCCAGAATCTCCCCGCTCTCAAGTGTGGAGCACAGCCTTGACCTCGGCCACTGGTCAGACCCTCAGTGGAGTCCAGGGGAGCTGGGGCCAAGGACGCAGTCTCCTTCTTAGACACTGCAGAACACAAACAGTCAGAGGGCAAGGCCTGAGAGCAGTGCCTTGTCCTGAGCACCTGTGGACATTTCCTTGTCCTGCGTCTTCCTGGGCTGAGCCTGGGTCCtaggggctggggctggacctggggctggggctgcgACTGCGGCTGTGGCGCCCCCGCTCCACCTGCCGGCGGAAATATCGGATGGCAGAGATGGTGCCAATGTTGGCCAGCAGAACTGCAAGAGAAGCACAGACCTCCTGAGTGCCGGCTCTGTTCTGGCCTGGTCACCACCCTCCATCCACACAGGCTGACTCTCGAAGGACGAGGGCAGGCTGGCAGAGCAGGGTGGGTCCGCAATGCAGGAAATCAGTCAGGGGAGAAACCCGCACCTCCCCATCCCTACTAGCCCAGAAGCTGGGACTGGACACCACTGCCCCTCCACTGGACTTCTGGACAacagcccaccccaccctggccccaCAAACCTGTTTTCCAGGCATCTGGGGCATGCAGGTCTGATGTTCTCACAGCCCAGGTAGCAAAGGCTACGAACACCATGCACATGTCTTTCTGGCTGAAGGTGAACGAGGTGAGGGGACCCCGGGGTGCCACTGGGAAAGAGAAGCATGGCCTGAGCTCCTGTTCCCCCACTCAGACACACCTGCCCTGGTCACATCTATCCTGAGTCATGTCCTTCCTGTGACACGTCTGTCCCAAGACCCAGGGTAGTGTGTGGCATAGTTGAGTCAGGCTGACTTGGGCGAGTGCATCTGGCGCGCTGTTTCCTGGTTTGTAAAATATCTTCTAGAGGGAATGTGAGCCTGACCTGCAGGCAGTGCAGACGGAGCTGGGGCTGCCCCCAAGTTGTCTGGGGCTGAACCCAAGGTGACAGCCACTTAGGAGCCAACCCCTGCCCGGCTGGGGCTGCTCCACCTGGACTGTCtcctgggagtgggggaggggcagggggaggagcccCTCCTGAGAGATCATCCCTGAGGTCCCCCCACCAGCTCACAACCCAGGATCCTGGCCTGTCCCTCCCCGACGGCCCTCTTGGCTGAACTCCCTGGACAGTGTGTTCCCAGGTCCTAGACAGACCAGGAGGCCCCTGCAACACACAcctgcttccctgatggccagGGTGAGCTGTTCCACTGTGGCTGGGCTGGACTCCGGTGGGGCGCCAGTCCCCACTCCCCAGAGGACTGACCTGGGGGGCTCTGTGGCCTGCACCTGGAGAAGGGCGGCTGGCCCCAGCGTGCCCCCTGACCTGTCCTCATCGAGGAAGTGTTCATAGGCCTCAGGGATGGAGATTGGCATGGGGTCTCCAGGTGGAGGGGCCAGCACAGGCCCAGCCTGTAGGGGTGGGGCCTCGGAGCGGCCCTCCTGGTGCTCCGACCTCTGGACTTGGCTGTCTTGGAAGAAGAACTCACACACATCCGGCCACTGGACTTCGGCTGGAACCTGGGCAGCCTCTGCTGCCCCCTCATTCTCTTCGTCTTCCTCCtcaatggtgtcacaaaagaAGAAGTCATAGGCTTCCGGGAGGGTCACCGCAAAGCAGCTCCTGGGCCCTGTCCCCACAGaggcagagggggcagggggGGGCAGGTGCTTCAGAATCCGAGGCTGGGGGCTCCGGGGCCCAACTGCCACAGAGTCCCAGGCTCCAgatcctctgtggcccccagcTGCTATCCTGGGGGCTGTGGCTGGAGAGGGTGGGCCTGAGGCCTCTTCTGACCCTGCCTCTTCGGAGCTGGGCACAGCCATGGAGAATCGcactttcttcttcttgggtGCTTGGATGGAGCCTAGAGGGGGCTCCCCAGTGTGGTGTCCAGAGGCATCTATTGAGGGCTCCCCTCTGGGCTTCTGTTGGCGCCCCTCTAGAGACTGAACAGGGCTCAAACCCAGCTTGGCTACAGGAGCAACCTCTGCTTCCACCATGTCAGGCCCAGCCTGGGGTGTGGGAGCAGGTGGTGTAGACACACCCACATCAGGTCCAGCCTCGAGCACAAGATGAGGCAGAGCTGTGCATGGTACAGCCTTTGAGGCAGGCACAGATGAATCCACCTCTGGCTGGACCACTGGGCCCGGCACAAGCAGGTCCATATCCAGTCTAGACTTGAAGGTGGCTGTAGACTGAGGCTCATCGGGTTGAGGTTCAGAGGCGGGTGTAGACTGAGGCTCATCAGGTTGAGGCTCAGAGGCGGGTGT
The genomic region above belongs to Odocoileus virginianus isolate 20LAN1187 ecotype Illinois chromosome 11, Ovbor_1.2, whole genome shotgun sequence and contains:
- the PLEKHN1 gene encoding pleckstrin homology domain-containing family N member 1; this translates as MCLASLKGELPLSAIHINLEEREKQIRSFLIEGRLINTIRVVCASYEDYSHWLLCLQTVCHRDRASPPPGPESLPGLRASTQVVVSGRGSLSSDARTSWDSGCPAPPSTCTSHSLPESSAASTAGCPARPPPEQTNPGCTSVGGHRAKLRRGGSSRSPRNKARAEKPGPATLLHLDLTKLSLDSSPEAPDHSLETPHSPLYADPYTPPATSHCKITDVQSLDEFLSVMQSSLGPEPSSPFRSVPVSMPVSDSSCGLSRPHFLSEKAAPQARASRHHRASSKGWGPRPPDSPRRVSPEKEASPDPSPPPPDGCPPRGYSSVQDEVLSPSQRQGPRGAPEPERGLIQWI
- the PERM1 gene encoding PGC-1 and ERR-induced regulator in muscle protein 1, which gives rise to MENFQYSVQLSDQDWAEFSATAEECGLLQAGLASGDEPLSSDTDQRDSSGSSPPGPSPLLEGQLAHGGSSWPSFEEEDKATTRQLVSRSWHEPMLAPEAGQQTPSTSARSEARLSLSSGATPLIQVSSLPGTVSSRDEMQRLLQGPAPQGPAPTPVGEPAGSPESPGRSAAPQRSPGSPGAPPRSPGRKKRRTAGTKVGGRSGGPGPAATQLGSPLLTEARPEDSLSPAGSRGKGLPAGAAKQAGGTGQIELGPESAGAPEQVARQGPGVDLSMSVPTTEQGTDQLGMSPRAEPCAVSMSDPEAPLDVTTKSDVALSTPASEPLPAESQSIPAFNAQPNEPQSTPTFSPQPTEPQPTPASEPQPDEPQPTPASEPQPDEPQPTPASEPQPDEPQPTPASEPQPDEPQPTPASEPQPDEPQSTPASEPQPDEPQSTPASEPQPDEPQSTATFKSRLDMDLLVPGPVVQPEVDSSVPASKAVPCTALPHLVLEAGPDVGVSTPPAPTPQAGPDMVEAEVAPVAKLGLSPVQSLEGRQQKPRGEPSIDASGHHTGEPPLGSIQAPKKKKVRFSMAVPSSEEAGSEEASGPPSPATAPRIAAGGHRGSGAWDSVAVGPRSPQPRILKHLPPPAPSASVGTGPRSCFAVTLPEAYDFFFCDTIEEEDEENEGAAEAAQVPAEVQWPDVCEFFFQDSQVQRSEHQEGRSEAPPLQAGPVLAPPPGDPMPISIPEAYEHFLDEDRSGGTLGPAALLQVQATEPPRSVLWGVGTGAPPESSPATVEQLTLAIREAVAPRGPLTSFTFSQKDMCMVFVAFATWAVRTSDLHAPDAWKTVLLANIGTISAIRYFRRQVERGRHSRSRSPSPRSSPSP